A region of Thioalbus denitrificans DNA encodes the following proteins:
- the fabF gene encoding beta-ketoacyl-ACP synthase II — MARKRVVVTGLGMVSPLGLSVAESWENALAGKSGIGPIEHFDTSAFSTRFGGSIRNFNVEEYLPPKEAKKMDAFIHYGIAAGVQAVRDSGLEVTEENAHRIGVAIGSGIGGLPAIERNHETYMKSGPRRISPFFVPSAIINMISGNLSIMYGFKGPNIAIVTACTTGTHNIGEAGRIIAYGDADVMIAGGAEMATSPLGLGGFGSARALSTRNDAPEQASRPWDRDRDGFVLSDGGGVVVLEEYEHAKRRGATIYAELVGFGMSGDAYHMTLPPAEGEGAATCMANALRDAGMNPDAVHYVNAHGTSTPAGDVAETRAVKTTFGEHARKLVVNSTKSMTGHLLGAAGAVEAIFSILAIRDQVSPPTINLDNPDAECDLDYVAHTAREMKIDVALSNSFGFGGTNGTLIFRKPD; from the coding sequence TTGGCTAGGAAGCGTGTTGTTGTCACCGGCCTCGGCATGGTCTCTCCCCTTGGTCTCAGTGTCGCGGAGTCCTGGGAGAATGCGCTCGCCGGCAAGAGTGGCATCGGCCCCATCGAGCACTTCGACACCTCGGCTTTCAGCACCCGTTTCGGGGGTTCGATCAGGAACTTCAATGTTGAGGAGTACCTGCCGCCGAAGGAAGCCAAGAAGATGGATGCGTTCATCCATTACGGCATTGCGGCCGGCGTCCAGGCGGTCCGTGACTCCGGGCTCGAGGTGACCGAGGAGAACGCCCACCGCATCGGCGTGGCCATCGGTTCGGGCATCGGCGGTCTGCCGGCCATCGAGCGCAATCACGAAACCTACATGAAGAGCGGCCCGCGCCGCATCTCGCCGTTCTTCGTGCCCAGCGCCATCATCAACATGATCTCCGGCAACCTGTCCATCATGTACGGGTTCAAGGGGCCGAACATCGCCATCGTCACCGCCTGCACCACCGGTACCCACAACATCGGCGAGGCCGGGCGCATCATCGCCTACGGTGATGCCGACGTGATGATCGCGGGCGGCGCGGAGATGGCCACCTCACCACTGGGGCTCGGCGGCTTCGGCTCCGCCCGGGCGCTCTCCACCCGCAACGATGCCCCGGAGCAGGCCAGCCGCCCGTGGGATCGCGACCGCGACGGCTTCGTGCTCAGCGACGGCGGCGGCGTGGTGGTGCTGGAGGAGTACGAGCACGCCAAGCGCCGCGGCGCCACCATCTATGCCGAACTGGTGGGCTTCGGCATGAGCGGCGATGCCTACCACATGACCCTGCCGCCGGCGGAGGGCGAGGGTGCCGCCACCTGCATGGCCAATGCCCTGCGCGATGCCGGGATGAACCCCGACGCGGTGCACTATGTCAACGCCCATGGGACCTCCACCCCGGCCGGCGATGTGGCCGAGACCCGGGCGGTGAAGACCACCTTCGGTGAACACGCCCGCAAGCTGGTGGTGAACTCCACGAAGTCGATGACCGGACACCTGCTCGGCGCGGCCGGGGCGGTGGAGGCCATCTTCTCCATCCTCGCCATCCGCGACCAGGTCTCTCCGCCGACCATCAACCTCGACAACCCCGATGCGGAATGCGACCTGGACTACGTTGCCCACACCGCCCGGGAGATGAAGATCGACGTGGCGCTGTCGAACTCCTTCGGTTTCGGCGGCACCAACGGAACCCTGATCTTCCGCAAACCTGATTAG
- the fabG gene encoding 3-oxoacyl-ACP reductase FabG: MLEGKIALVTGASRGIGQAIALELGRQGAMVVGTATSDRGAEAITAALAEQGVEGRGMTLDVSDAGSVSALLEALGKEPGTPDILVNNAGITRDNLLMRMKDEEWEAILNTNLTSVYRMSKACLRGMMKARWGRIISIASVVGAMGNAGQTNYAAAKAGVMGFTRALAREVGSRNVTVNTVAPGFIDTDMTRALPDDQRTALLGQIPLARLGQPGEIASAVAFLASPGAGYITGETLHVNGGMYMG; encoded by the coding sequence ATGCTGGAAGGAAAAATCGCTCTGGTCACCGGCGCCAGCCGCGGGATCGGACAGGCCATTGCCCTGGAGCTGGGACGGCAGGGCGCGATGGTCGTCGGTACGGCCACCTCCGACCGGGGCGCCGAGGCCATCACCGCGGCCCTGGCGGAGCAGGGCGTCGAGGGGCGCGGAATGACGCTGGATGTCTCCGACGCCGGTTCGGTCAGCGCCCTGCTCGAGGCCCTGGGCAAGGAACCGGGCACCCCCGACATCCTGGTCAACAACGCCGGAATCACCCGCGACAACCTTCTCATGCGCATGAAGGACGAGGAGTGGGAGGCAATTCTGAACACCAACCTCACCTCGGTCTACCGCATGAGCAAGGCCTGCCTGCGCGGCATGATGAAGGCGCGCTGGGGCCGCATCATCAGCATCGCCTCGGTGGTGGGAGCCATGGGCAACGCCGGGCAGACCAACTACGCCGCCGCCAAGGCCGGCGTGATGGGCTTCACCCGGGCGCTGGCCCGCGAGGTGGGAAGCCGGAACGTGACCGTGAACACCGTTGCGCCCGGCTTCATCGACACCGACATGACCCGCGCGCTGCCCGATGATCAGCGCACCGCCCTGCTGGGCCAGATACCGCTCGCCCGCCTGGGACAGCCCGGGGAGATCGCCTCCGCGGTGGCATTCCTGGCATCTCCGGGTGCCGGCTATATCACCGGCGAGACCCTCCATGTGAATGGCGGGATGTACATGGGTTGA
- a CDS encoding beta-ketoacyl-ACP synthase III, whose product MKYSRIIGTGGYLPEQVRTNADLEKLVDTTDQWIVERTGIRRRHVAGADETASSMAEIAARRALEAAGKTPEDVGLIIVATSSPDRIFPSTACLVQQRLGIRNGCPAFDVQAACAGFAYGLSIADQFIRTGAAATALVIGSEANSRILDWTDRGTCIIFGDGAGAVLLGASEEPGVLSTHIHADGSYKDLLYVPNPLEGQEADGRKPHMRMFGSEVFKVAVNTLGRIVDETLEANGMTRADVDWLVPHQANIRIIQATARKLRMPMERVVVTIEDQGNTSGASVPLALDEAVRDGRIKAGDVVLLEAFGGGFTWGSALVRF is encoded by the coding sequence TTGAAATACTCACGGATAATCGGCACCGGCGGCTACCTGCCGGAACAGGTCCGGACCAACGCGGACCTGGAGAAGCTGGTGGATACCACCGACCAGTGGATCGTGGAGCGCACCGGCATCCGCCGCCGCCATGTGGCCGGAGCCGACGAGACCGCCTCCAGCATGGCCGAGATCGCCGCCCGGCGGGCGCTTGAGGCGGCCGGCAAGACGCCGGAGGATGTGGGGCTCATCATCGTGGCCACCAGCTCCCCCGACCGCATCTTCCCCAGCACCGCCTGCCTGGTGCAGCAGCGGCTCGGCATCAGGAACGGCTGCCCGGCCTTCGACGTGCAGGCCGCCTGCGCCGGTTTCGCCTACGGGCTCAGCATCGCCGACCAGTTCATCCGCACCGGAGCGGCCGCTACCGCGCTGGTGATCGGCAGCGAGGCGAATTCCCGCATCCTCGACTGGACCGACCGCGGCACCTGCATCATCTTCGGCGACGGCGCCGGCGCCGTGCTGCTGGGGGCCTCGGAGGAGCCGGGCGTCCTCTCCACCCACATCCACGCCGACGGCAGCTACAAGGATCTGCTCTACGTGCCGAACCCGCTGGAGGGGCAGGAGGCCGACGGGCGCAAGCCGCACATGCGCATGTTCGGCAGCGAAGTGTTCAAGGTGGCCGTCAACACGCTGGGCCGGATCGTCGACGAGACCCTCGAGGCGAACGGCATGACCCGCGCCGACGTGGACTGGCTGGTTCCGCACCAGGCCAACATCCGCATCATCCAGGCCACCGCCAGGAAGCTGCGCATGCCCATGGAGCGGGTGGTGGTGACCATCGAGGACCAGGGCAACACCTCCGGCGCCTCGGTGCCCCTGGCGCTGGACGAGGCAGTGCGCGACGGCCGCATCAAGGCGGGCGATGTGGTGCTGCTGGAGGCCTTCGGCGGCGGATTCACCTGGGGTTCGGCGCTGGTCAGATTCTGA
- the acpP gene encoding acyl carrier protein, with protein MSTIEERVKKIVVEQLGVKEEEVTREASFVDDLGADSLDTVELVMALEEEFECEIPDEEAEKITTVQQAIDYIEAHS; from the coding sequence ATGAGCACTATTGAAGAGCGCGTCAAGAAGATCGTGGTCGAGCAGCTGGGGGTGAAGGAAGAGGAGGTCACCCGCGAGGCCTCGTTCGTCGACGACCTGGGTGCTGATTCGCTGGACACTGTTGAGCTGGTCATGGCTCTCGAGGAGGAGTTCGAGTGCGAAATCCCCGATGAGGAGGCCGAGAAGATCACCACTGTCCAGCAGGCTATCGACTACATCGAAGCTCATAGCTGA
- the plsX gene encoding phosphate acyltransferase PlsX, with protein MSPTTIALDAMGGDHGPSVVVPAALKQLDREPELRIILVGDREVLERELKSCGRLGDDRLRVHHASQKVEMDEPPAQALRNKKDSSMRVAINLVKQGEAGACVSAGNTGALMATARYVLKTLPGVDRPAIITALPTITGHTHVLDLGANVDCSAEHLFQFAVMGSVLVAAVDGNARPRVGLLNIGEEAIKGNEQVKEAATLLSRSDAVNYIGYVEGDDIYKGSADVVVCDGFVGNVALKTSEGVARMISHFMRQEFTRNWLTRIAGLLALPVLRAFRHRVDPRRYNGASLVGLQGIVVKSHGSADELSFANAIQVARREAQKNVPERISHQLSSLLLERRAV; from the coding sequence CCGGAACTGCGCATCATCCTGGTGGGTGATCGCGAGGTTCTCGAGCGCGAGCTCAAGTCGTGCGGGCGTCTCGGAGACGATCGCCTGCGGGTTCATCACGCCTCGCAGAAGGTGGAGATGGACGAGCCGCCGGCCCAGGCGCTGCGCAACAAGAAGGACTCCTCCATGCGCGTGGCCATCAACCTGGTCAAGCAGGGGGAGGCCGGCGCCTGTGTCAGCGCGGGCAACACCGGCGCCCTGATGGCGACGGCCCGTTATGTCCTCAAGACCCTGCCGGGTGTGGACAGGCCGGCCATCATCACCGCCCTGCCCACCATCACGGGACATACCCATGTGCTGGACCTGGGGGCCAACGTCGACTGCAGCGCCGAGCACCTGTTCCAGTTCGCGGTCATGGGCTCGGTGCTGGTGGCGGCGGTGGACGGCAATGCCCGGCCGCGGGTGGGCCTGCTCAACATCGGTGAGGAGGCCATCAAGGGCAACGAGCAGGTCAAGGAGGCCGCCACGCTGCTGTCCCGATCCGATGCCGTCAACTACATCGGCTACGTGGAGGGGGACGATATCTACAAGGGCAGCGCGGACGTGGTGGTCTGCGACGGCTTTGTCGGCAACGTGGCCCTGAAGACCAGCGAGGGGGTGGCCAGGATGATCAGCCACTTCATGCGCCAGGAGTTTACCCGGAACTGGCTGACCCGGATTGCCGGCCTGCTGGCCCTGCCGGTGCTGCGGGCATTCCGCCACCGGGTCGATCCGCGCCGCTACAACGGCGCCAGCCTGGTGGGGCTGCAGGGCATCGTGGTGAAGAGCCATGGCAGCGCCGATGAGCTGTCCTTCGCCAACGCCATCCAGGTGGCCCGGCGCGAGGCGCAGAAGAACGTTCCGGAACGCATCAGCCATCAACTCAGTTCACTGCTACTGGAAAGGCGGGCGGTTTGA